The sequence TCAGCCTCAACCTGCACCGAACATTTATCGATCGCGGCTGGTAATAACACGGACTGCCCACATTCGATCGTGATCGACTCTGCCTCGGTCGTCAGTTTGGCCGAACCGCGTGGCACAGTCAGGATATGGAACCGACCATCACCACCGACGTCACCCTGCCCGGACTCCATCGCATCCAAACTGAATTTGTCGCACTGCACCAGACGCTGCCAGCCTTGCACGCCTTGTTGGCTTTTGCGTGCCGGAACTGGACCGCTTTCGTAGTCGGTGACATCCAACGATTGCTCGATATGCAACGGGCGTGGTTGCCCATCGGCACCGACGCGATTCCAGTCAAACAGGCGAAACGTTGTGTTGCTGGATTGTTGAATTTCGGCGATGACCAATCCGGCTCCCAAAGCATGGACGGTTCCCGCGGGGATAAACACACAATCGCCGGGGCTGGGACAAAACGAGTGCAAAACGCTCTCGGTCTGACCAGCTTGGACAGCATCAGCAAGTTCGGCTCGGCCCACGCCGGCTTTCAGCCCGGCATAAATCAGTGATCCGGGCTCGGCATCAACAACGTACCAAGCCTCCGTTTTCCCTAGGTCTGGAACCGGCATCGTGGCACCATAGGCATCATCGGGATGAACCTGAACCGACAACACGCGGTTGCAATCGAGGTACTTCAGCAACAGTGGAAAATTCCGCTCGGTTGTAGCCTTTCCGAACAACCATTTCGGGTCTTCGGCAATCAAATCGGCTAGTGTTTTTCCTGCCAAAGCTCCATTTGTCAGGACACTTTGGTCATCTCCATGGTCGACGATTTCCCAGCTTTCGGCGTAATCGCCCTCGTCGCCGATACTTTTTCCTAACATCGTGCCGAGTTTTGTGCCGCCCCAGATGGTCTGTTTAATCAGTGGACGGAAAATCAGCGGGTAACCAGGTCGGTTTGTCATGTCTGAAATTCTGAGAATGGCCGGGAAAAATCGTATTCACTGGTGACAAACCAGCGTTTGTTAGGTTTTAATGTTGGTGAAGCGATCCTCACGACCGGGTCTGATCGATCCATGACGCCAGTCGTGCTCTCGGAGCGTCTGCTCTTTTACAGACGTCTGCTTGAACAGCCAGCTACCGCCCCCCTCCGCCGCGGCATTCTATCTGGCAGTTCCAACCCCGTCACCCAGCCCCACCGAACGCCGCTAGCGATGTGCATCTGAGTTTCCGAGCTTCAGAACCAAATTCACACGCTGTTTGGGTAGCAAGGGCTGAATCACCGCAAACGTTCCAACCTCACCGTTTCGTTTTAAATCAAAGGTTTAATCGCCGTGAATGCCACACCCAAACATTCATCCAGCACAGCGAATCTAAACTCGACGAACAAAAACTCGACGAACAAGGTGAATCGTAAGCAGGACGACCTGTTCGAAAACTCGACGATGACCTTTGGCGAACACTTGGAAGAGTTGCGCCATTGTCTGATCAGGGCAATCCTCGCTTTGGCCATAGGTCTAGGCATCGGATTGACCGTTGCGAACAAGGTCGTTCGATACGTTTCCGAACCGCTTAAAGAAGCCATCCTGGATTTCAACGCTAAGAAGAACCTAGCGATGCTGGGTTATGAAGACCTCAATGATCCCAAAGTCAAAGCGTTGCTGCCCAAACTGGTTGAGCAATCGCTGAAATGGCAGGTGGTCTACGAAATCCCGTCCGAGTTTCAAACGCCGGCGACGGCAGAACTGGTCGCGAAGCCATCATCTCCCGAGACAGCTGACAAGAAGGACGCTGCAACTGACGACTTGGATAAAAAATCCGATGGCAAAGTCGTCCAAGTCGCTGATGGCCAAAAATTGGATCGAAGCGACTTAAAAGCACTTTTGCATGCCCTTCCTAGCCCCGATCAGTTGATCCCCAAAGTCCAACTGATCCGCGACACGACTGGACTGACAACACTGAAAGTCGAAGAATCGTTCATGATCTGGGTCAAAGCCGGCTTGATCGTCGGTGCTGTGGTCTCGTCCCCTGCGGTGTTCTATTTTCTTTGGCAGTTCATTGCCGCTGGACTACACCAACACGAGCGAAAGTACGTTTACATTTACTTGCCCGTCAGCGTGACCTTGTTCGTTAGCGGCGTCGTGCTGGCGTTCTTCCTGGTACTGCACTACGTGCTGAACTTCCTGTTGGCATTCAATGGCAGCATGGATGTTGAGATGGAACCGCGGCTGACGCACTACATCAACTTTGTTTTGTTGCTGCCGTTGGGATTCGGCTTGGCGTTCCAGCTTCCACTGGTGATGCTGTTCCTACAGCGAATCGGGCTGATCGAAACCGCCGCTTACGTGGGCAGTTGGCGAATCGCGATCTTGGTGATCTTTTTCCTTTCGATGATCCTGACTCCAGCCGATGTGACCAGCATGATTGCTTTGGCGATCCCGCTGATGTTCTTGTATTTCATGGGCATTTTGATGTGCCACTTTATCCCGCGTGGTCCCGGTTTGGGTAGCGGTGCGTACGACCCGGCGTAACCGGCTTCCCTGCCGTGCCGATCGTCATGCCAAGGCACTAGGCAAGACGGTCACCCAGCAATGCAGCCAAGGTTTCTTCGCTCAGCGGTGAATCTCCACCAAAGACGGTGTCATCGCCGCCTTCACCGAAGATCCAGTCGTTTCCGGCACCACCGAAGATGACATCGTCGTCACCTTCATCTTCGGCGGATGCGACAGGAGCGTCGTCCTCAACAGTTTCCATTGACTCGTCTGCAGCTTGATCATCGTCATCGAGTTCGTCACCACCGGCAACGGGCTGATCAATCACGTCGCTAGGAGCGCTGTCGCCACCGGTTGTATCCTCGGCAACTGGTTCATCGGCAAGCTCATCAACAGGCTCGTCGATTGCTTCGTCAACGGTATCTTCAACAACGGCTCCGTCGTCTGCCATGTCGGGACTGGTGGTGTCGTCAGTCGCAACCGGTTCATCGACAACCGTTTCGTCAATCGCTTCGGTAACGATGTCGACTTCCGGATCAGAGCTGTCCGTTTCGGATACTGGTTCGCTCGTTTCTTCGCCAACCATTTGCTCGTCGGTCGAAGATCCATCACCCGACAAGTCATCGGCAGTTTCTAGATCGCATTCTTCGGTCGCTGAATCGACTTCCTCGGTCATGAGTGTTTCCTCGGCAACCGTTTCGTCAGCGACGACTTCATCGGCGGTGTCTTCGCCGATGACTTCGCCTTCGGTGGAATCCTGCTGGACAGTTTCGTCGACAAATTCATCGATCACTTCTACCTCGGTCGCTTCATCACCAACCGCAGTTTCGTCAACCAATTCCTCATCAAGTAGTCCACCATTGTCGATCGCCTGTTCCTCAGTCGTCGACTCAGCAATGAACTCCTCGTCCATCAGGTCATCGCCTGCAAAGTCAACGTCCAGGTCCGCAACAACGTCGGTCTCATCAACTGCCTCTCCGGAGTCGGCGACTTCTTCAGCTGGCAATGTGTCTTCAGCTGGCAATGTGTCTTCAGCTGGCAATGTGTCTTCAGCTGGCAATGTGTCTTCAGCTGGCAATGTGTCTTCAGCTGGAAGGGTATCCTCAACCGGCATTGCGTCATCCGCCGGTTGTGTACCTGCACTGCCACAAGTTGAATCAACGGGACTGTCCGAATCATCCAAGATGTCGACTACGACGTCGTCCGTGTTGTTTTCGGGATCGATATCGCCATCGCCGGCAGGCTGGTCACCGGTGTCATCCACCGCAGTGTCGTCTTCGGCGACAGGAGCATCCGCTTCTGAATCGGTTTGGTCGACAGCATCCGCGTCACCAACAGTGTCGTCAGCTGCAGCATCATCACCGGAGTCTGCGGACCCAGGATCTGAATCGATCACGATGTTCTCGCCAGTGCCCCCTAGCAAAATGTCATCACCGCCACCGCCGAGGATGACATCGGAACCCGCACCGGCAACCAGGATGTCATTTCCCGATCCGCCCATCAGCACGTCGTTCCCGCCACCGGCCCGCATGATCGAATCGATCGACGTGTCATTGACCAGCAAGTCATCGCCAGAAAATGCTTCGAAGATAATTTTGTCGATCGCGGCGGCATCAAATGTTTGCTCTTCCGAATCGGTCACTTGGCCTTCGGAGTCAAGCGATTGCAGTTTGACAACAACCGAATTCTCGACAGTGTAAACTTCGGCGATGTCGTTGCCGGCCGTTCCTTCGATGTGCAGTGTTGTGTCGACCAGTCCGATGTCACCGGCCAAAAGTTTTCGACTTTCCAAAGCCTGAACACTTAAACGTTTCATTCCTATATCCTTAAACAAGGCGAGACAGTCGGGCACTGCCTTCATCATTTGAATCGCGAATTGGTGCCCGCGAAGGTCCACATCGAATCGCCACAAATCGTCCGATCGCGATACTGTGTGAACGGAACATCGCTAACGCACCGAGCGCGCCAATCATTCACTCGCACTGCGGAAACACTGACCAAACACCGTAAATCACGGGATATAATTCGATCGCTTTGTCATAGAACCGATGCGATGCCTAGCATGGCGCGATGGAATGAATTTCAATCTCGCGTGTAAAAACTTCTCTTTCTCTGTCCCACCTGAT comes from Stieleria sp. JC731 and encodes:
- a CDS encoding type I phosphomannose isomerase catalytic subunit, with the translated sequence MTNRPGYPLIFRPLIKQTIWGGTKLGTMLGKSIGDEGDYAESWEIVDHGDDQSVLTNGALAGKTLADLIAEDPKWLFGKATTERNFPLLLKYLDCNRVLSVQVHPDDAYGATMPVPDLGKTEAWYVVDAEPGSLIYAGLKAGVGRAELADAVQAGQTESVLHSFCPSPGDCVFIPAGTVHALGAGLVIAEIQQSSNTTFRLFDWNRVGADGQPRPLHIEQSLDVTDYESGPVPARKSQQGVQGWQRLVQCDKFSLDAMESGQGDVGGDGRFHILTVPRGSAKLTTEAESITIECGQSVLLPAAIDKCSVQVEADSTLLHAESPQD
- the tatC gene encoding twin-arginine translocase subunit TatC produces the protein MNRKQDDLFENSTMTFGEHLEELRHCLIRAILALAIGLGIGLTVANKVVRYVSEPLKEAILDFNAKKNLAMLGYEDLNDPKVKALLPKLVEQSLKWQVVYEIPSEFQTPATAELVAKPSSPETADKKDAATDDLDKKSDGKVVQVADGQKLDRSDLKALLHALPSPDQLIPKVQLIRDTTGLTTLKVEESFMIWVKAGLIVGAVVSSPAVFYFLWQFIAAGLHQHERKYVYIYLPVSVTLFVSGVVLAFFLVLHYVLNFLLAFNGSMDVEMEPRLTHYINFVLLLPLGFGLAFQLPLVMLFLQRIGLIETAAYVGSWRIAILVIFFLSMILTPADVTSMIALAIPLMFLYFMGILMCHFIPRGPGLGSGAYDPA